From Triticum urartu cultivar G1812 chromosome 2, Tu2.1, whole genome shotgun sequence, a single genomic window includes:
- the LOC125536520 gene encoding L-type lectin-domain containing receptor kinase SIT2-like — MLLHPHHLVPLLLLLVAAASGDGVQFSYNGFAGVNLTLDGAVVMPNGLLMLTNGTIQTKGQAFHPSPLPFRGGGEANGTGDGAARSFSTTFVFAIFGQYADLSSHGMAFFVSASRELLSTAMPGQFLGLLNDTDGGNRSDHIFAVELDTLFNAEFRDINSNHVGVDVDSLVSVRSADAGYYDDGTGTFRNLSLISREAMQVWVDYDGGATEVAVTVAPLGMARPKKPLLTTTVDLSPVVQSTMLVGFSSATGVLATRHFVLGWSFALDVPAPALDISALPALPRAWPKPRSRVLVIVLPIALAALVLVLGIGVYIFVRRLVKFSELREDWEDAFGPHRFSYKELYHATKGFSDKNLLGAGGFGSVYRGKLRKPDMEVAVKRVSHESRQGMKEFVAEVASIGRLRHRNLVPLLGYCRRKGELLLVYDYMPNGSLDKYLYDASSTGTLDWPQRFHIIRGVASGLLYLHEDWEQVVIHRDVKASNILLDSEMNGRLGDFGLARLYDHGTDAHTTHVVGTMGYLAPELGHTGKATPSTDVFAFGAFLLEITCGRRPIEQNEHDNRIVLVDWVIEQWRKGLIIGAVDTRIPSGFSPDMVSLVLKLALLCSHPLPNGRPTMRQVMQYLDGDMVLPDLSSAYLSFTMLERMYDGDFNQKMLPYESSTSMGAVSDISGGR, encoded by the coding sequence ATGCTTCTCCACCCTCACcacctggtccctctgctcctgCTCCTCGTGGCTGCGGCGAGCGGCGACGGCGTGCAGTTCAGCTATAACGGCTTCGCGGGCGTGAACCTGACGCTCGACGGCGCGGTGGTCATGCCCAACGGCCTGCTCATGCTGACCAACGGCACCATCCAGACGAAAGGCCAGGCCTTCCACCCGTCCCCCCTGCCGttccgcggcggcggcgaggcgaaCGGCACCGGCGACGGCGCCGCGCGGTCCTTCTCGACCACTTTCGTCTTCGCCATCTTCGGGCAGTACGCGGACCTGAGCAGCCACGGCATGGCCTTCTTCGTCTCCGCGTCCAGGGAGCTGCTCTCCACGGCGATGCCGGGCCAGTTCCTGGGCCTCCTCAACGACACCGACGGCGGCAACCGGAGCGACCACATCTTCGCCGTGGAGCTCGACACGCTCTTCAACGCCGAGTTCCGTGACATCAACAGCAACCACGTCGGCGTCGACGTCGACAGCCTGGTTTCGGTCCGTTCCGCCGACGCCGGGTACTACGACGACGGCACCGGGACGTTCCGGAACCTGAGCCTGATCAGCCGGGAGGCCATGCAAGTGTGGGTGGACTACGATGGCGGGGCCACGGAGGTCGCCGTGACCGTGGCTCCCCTGGGCATGGCCAGGCCCAAGAAGCCCCTCCTCACGACCACCGTCGACCTCTCGCCTGTAGTGCAGAGCACGATGTTGGTCGGATTCTCGTCAGCAACAGGTGTCCTCGCCACACGCCACTTCGTCCTCGGCTGGAGCTTCGCGCTGGACGTGCCAGCCCCGGCACTGGACATCTCGGCGCTGCCGGCCTTGCCACGGGCCTGGCCAAAGCCACGGTCCAGGGTGCTGGTGATCGTGCTGCCCATAGCGTTGGCAGCTCTGGTACTCGTTCTGGGCATCGGAGTGTACATCTTTGTACGACGGCTTGTCAAGTTCTCGGAGCTGCGCGAGGACTGGGAGGACGCCTTCGGCCCCCACCGATTCTCATACAAGGAATTGTATCATGCGACCAAGGGGTTCAGCGACAAGAACCTGCTCGGGGCGGGAGGCTTCGGAAGTGTGTACAGGGGCAAGCTCCGCAAGCCGGACATGGAGGTCGCCGTAAAGAGGGTGTCTCATGAATCAAGGCAAGGGATGAAGGAGTTCGTCGCCGAGGTCGCAAGCATCGGACGGCTACGGCACCGGAACCTCGTGCCGTTGCTTGGCTATTGCCGGCGCAAAGGGGAACTTCTCCTGGTTTACGATTACATGCCAAACGGAAGCCTTGATAAATACTTGTATGATGCATCCTCAACAGGTACACTGGACTGGCCTCAAAGATTTCACATAATCAGAGGTGTGGCTTCTGGGTTATTGTATCTCCATGAGGATTGGGAGCAGGTTGTCATCCACCGAGATGTGAAGGCAAGCAATATTCTTCTAGACAGCGAGATGAATGGGCGGTTAGGGGATTTCGGCCTTGCAAGGCTGTACGATCATGGGACGGACGCCCATACAACGCATGTGGTTGGCACCATGGGCTACCTAGCTCCTGAGCTTGGACACACCGGCAAGGCAACCCCGTCGACCGATGTGTTCGCCTTCGGTGCATTCCTTCTGGAAATCACGTGTGGGCGGAGGCCAATCGAGCAAAACGAGCACGACAACCGCATCGTGCTCGTGGATTGGGTGATCGAGCAATGGCGCAAGGGTTTGATCATTGGCGCGGTGGATACGAGGATTCCAAGTGGGTTTAGTCCGGACATGGTCTCGCTGGTGCTGAAACTTGCGTTGTTATGCTCGCACCCATTGCCTAATGGAAGGCCAACCATGCGGCAGGTCATGCAGTACCTCGACGGCGACATGGTCCTCCCGGACTTGTCGTCCGCGTACCTCAGTTTCACCATGCTGGAGCGGATGTATGATGGGGACTTCAACCAGAAAATGTTGCCATACGAATCATCGACGAGCATGGGTGCAGTTTCTGATATCTCTGGAGGGAGGTGA